In candidate division WOR-3 bacterium, the DNA window CGCCATTGCCGGGTTCAACTGGGTTGCACTTGTTACCCTGATTGTACTCACGGTCTGCGCAGGCCTGTTCGCTACGCTCACCGTTACCGTATATCAAGACCGTATCGTTGTGAAGTTCGGCCCTGGTCTCATCCGCCGACAGTTTCTCCTGAAAGAAATCAGTTCCTGCCGAGCAGTGACGAATCGCTGGTACTACGGATGGGGAATTCGTCTGATTCCCCGAGGTATGCTCTACAACGTTTCCGGACTTCAGGCGGTGGAACTAGAAATGAAGAACAGCAGAAGATACCGCATCGGCACAGACGCGCCCGACGCCCTGACGGCGGCGATCCGGCAGTCACTGAAGTAGCCCTGCGACGGCGACCGAGTTCTGGTACAGTAGTGATGGCAGAACGCGGACCGACGGCCGCTAGCGTAGTTTGACGAACCGGGCAGCCTCTCCTGATTCCTGTCCGTGCACAATGTACACCCCAGGCTCAAGCCCGTTGCCTATCGCCCGGCCATAGTACCGGCCGACCCGCCGGCCGCTCACATCAAACACGGTAAACACTTCCTCCTCACGGCCGGGTGACTGGGCCGGGCCCGCGGACGGGTTGGGAACAAGCATGAGCATGTGAACTTCTCGACCCACCGGTTCGCGTTCCTCAATCGCTGGAACATTTCCGTCCGGGTTGCGCTTGTAGTAAGCTTCGGCCGTGGTTCCATGCCGGCAGTCCATCCATACCAGATGGACTCTTTCGCCCTCTGCAGTCAGCGAAGGCAGGTATGAAGCACCATCAGCATAGGTCAACCTCTCCTCGCCGCGCCAGGTGTTACCGTAGTCGCGGGAAAGCCGGTAGGCTATTTCGGACTGGGGTGCGTACCAGTCTTCCTGCCAGGCTACGTGCACCAGTTGTCCGCTCGCGTACACCGTCGGCGACGACGAGCCAAAGTTAGGCTGAGAAAGCTGAACTTCTGGCCCCCACGTTCTGCCACCGTCGGCCGAACCGCGGTACATCACCTCGCCTTCAATACTGGTCCAGACTACGTGCACGCCCATTCCACACACGCTAATACTCGGAAAGACCCCAACCCGGCTCGACAGCGCCATGTCCGAAGACCAAGTGACACCCCGGTCGAATGAATGCTTGTAGTAGACTTTGTAGGACACCTCGCGCTCGTCAACCCAGGCCGCGTGCACCATCGAATCCCAGACCGCGATTGTCGGATATAGCGCTTTACCTGACTCTGACAGCTCTTTGTCCTGAGTCCATGTCTGCCCCCGGTCTGACGAAATCTTGAAGAACACCTGGTACTCACTCCTCATTCTGCCATCCACCCACAGTAGATACACGTACTCTCCCCAGCAGGCGAGCGTCGGTGAGTAAGAAATGGAATCGTTGAATGTCAACCGGACCGCACTGCTCCAAGATGCGCCGCTGTTGGTGGACCTCCTGAAGAATATCTCGTCGTTGCCTGCCCGGTCATCGGTCCACGCGGCATAGACGTTCGCGCCGGTCGCAGCGATGGTCGGCCACTCTGAAGTTGCACTCGTGTCGGCCAGATTGACGTCATTTCTCCAGGTAGCACCGCCGTTAGTCGA includes these proteins:
- a CDS encoding sialidase family protein → MCKYLLTAVLMIAGTLEATWEPDFRLTSSLSGQGPCTFSMRWLAAAGDNVHVIWGDRRDFNLDVYYKRSTNGGATWRNDVNLADTSATSEWPTIAATGANVYAAWTDDRAGNDEIFFRRSTNSGASWSSAVRLTFNDSISYSPTLACWGEYVYLLWVDGRMRSEYQVFFKISSDRGQTWTQDKELSESGKALYPTIAVWDSMVHAAWVDEREVSYKVYYKHSFDRGVTWSSDMALSSRVGVFPSISVCGMGVHVVWTSIEGEVMYRGSADGGRTWGPEVQLSQPNFGSSSPTVYASGQLVHVAWQEDWYAPQSEIAYRLSRDYGNTWRGEERLTYADGASYLPSLTAEGERVHLVWMDCRHGTTAEAYYKRNPDGNVPAIEEREPVGREVHMLMLVPNPSAGPAQSPGREEEVFTVFDVSGRRVGRYYGRAIGNGLEPGVYIVHGQESGEAARFVKLR